One part of the Fusobacterium pseudoperiodonticum genome encodes these proteins:
- the trmB gene encoding tRNA (guanosine(46)-N7)-methyltransferase TrmB translates to MYNLLRKIGLTLYRPFMKEKMKTFIDKRLSQDFSDLKDEEYIWIHCSSVGEVNLSEDLVKKFYSISRKNILISTFTDTGYENAVKKYSDKKKIKVIYFPIDDKKKINEILNKIKLKLLVLVETELWPNLINEVNKKNSRIIVVNGRISDRSYPRYKKLKFLLKSMLQKIDYFYMQSEIDRERIISLGADEKKTENVGNLKFSISLEKYSDDEKDEYRKFLNIGDRKVFVAGSTRTGEDEIILDVFKKIKNYVLIIVPRHLDRLPKIEELIKENGLTYVKYSDLENNTSTGKEDIILVDKMGVLRKLYSISDIAFVGGTLVNIGGHNLLEPLFYRKAVIFGKYTQNVVDIAKEILRRKIGFQVNDVQEFVEAIKNIESGKISDEEINSFFEENKMIALNIVKKENLIMNNIKDEAKDLWKHFFHSEKSNYNIYMYKLLDYPEYIMYDNDVMKAKKSKWNEYFGNSNPIAVEIGTGSGNFMYQLAERNPNKNFIGLELRFKRLVLATQKCQKRNIKNVAFLRKRGEELEDFLAENEISEMYINFPDPWEGTEKNRIIQERLFETLDKIMKKDGVLYFKTDHDTYYSDVLELVKTLKNYEVVYHTSDLHNSEKAENNIKTEFEQLFLHKHNKNINYIEIKKLV, encoded by the coding sequence ATGTATAATTTATTAAGAAAAATAGGCTTGACCTTATACAGACCTTTTATGAAGGAGAAGATGAAAACTTTCATAGATAAAAGATTAAGTCAAGATTTTTCAGATTTAAAAGATGAAGAATATATTTGGATACATTGTTCATCAGTTGGGGAAGTAAATTTATCAGAGGATTTAGTAAAGAAATTCTATTCTATATCAAGAAAAAACATATTAATTTCAACTTTTACAGATACTGGTTATGAAAATGCTGTGAAAAAATATTCTGATAAGAAAAAGATAAAAGTTATATATTTTCCAATAGATGACAAAAAGAAAATAAATGAAATTTTAAATAAAATCAAATTAAAACTTTTAGTTTTAGTAGAAACTGAACTTTGGCCTAACCTTATAAATGAAGTCAATAAGAAAAATTCAAGAATTATAGTTGTAAATGGTAGAATTTCAGATAGAAGCTATCCAAGATATAAAAAACTTAAATTTTTATTAAAGTCTATGTTACAAAAGATAGACTACTTCTATATGCAATCTGAAATTGATAGAGAAAGAATTATAAGTTTAGGTGCTGATGAAAAGAAAACTGAGAATGTTGGAAACTTAAAGTTCAGCATATCTCTTGAAAAATATTCTGATGATGAAAAAGATGAATACAGAAAGTTTTTAAACATTGGAGATAGAAAAGTTTTTGTTGCAGGTAGTACAAGAACTGGTGAAGATGAGATAATTTTAGATGTCTTTAAAAAAATTAAAAACTATGTTTTAATAATAGTTCCAAGACATTTAGATAGACTGCCTAAAATAGAAGAGCTAATAAAAGAAAATGGCCTAACTTATGTTAAATACAGTGACTTAGAAAACAATACTTCAACAGGAAAAGAAGATATAATTCTAGTGGATAAAATGGGAGTTCTTAGAAAACTATATTCTATATCTGACATTGCCTTTGTTGGAGGAACTTTAGTTAATATTGGAGGACATAATTTACTTGAGCCTCTGTTCTATAGAAAGGCTGTTATCTTTGGAAAATATACTCAAAATGTTGTGGATATTGCAAAGGAAATCTTAAGAAGAAAAATAGGTTTTCAAGTTAATGATGTGCAAGAGTTTGTTGAAGCAATTAAGAATATTGAAAGTGGTAAAATTTCAGATGAAGAAATCAACTCTTTCTTTGAAGAAAATAAAATGATAGCATTAAATATTGTGAAAAAGGAAAATTTAATTATGAATAATATAAAAGATGAGGCAAAAGACTTATGGAAGCACTTCTTCCACTCGGAGAAATCAAATTATAATATCTATATGTATAAATTGCTTGATTATCCTGAGTATATAATGTATGATAATGATGTAATGAAAGCCAAAAAATCAAAATGGAATGAATACTTTGGAAATTCTAATCCTATTGCTGTGGAAATAGGTACTGGAAGTGGAAACTTCATGTATCAACTTGCTGAAAGGAATCCTAATAAAAATTTCATTGGTTTAGAATTAAGATTTAAAAGATTGGTTTTAGCTACACAAAAATGTCAAAAAAGAAATATAAAAAATGTTGCCTTCCTTAGAAAAAGAGGAGAGGAGCTTGAAGATTTCTTAGCTGAAAATGAAATATCTGAAATGTATATAAACTTCCCAGACCCTTGGGAAGGAACAGAAAAGAACAGAATTATACAAGAAAGATTATTTGAAACTTTAGATAAGATTATGAAAAAAGATGGAGTTCTATACTTTAAAACTGACCACGATACTTACTATAGTGATGTTTTAGAGCTAGTAAAAACTTTAAAAAATTATGAAGTAGTTTATCATACTTCTGATTTACATAATTCAGAAAAAGCTGAAAATAATATAAAAACAGAGTTTGAACAATTATTTTTACATAAACATAATAAAAATATAAATTATATTGAAATAAAGAAATTAGTATAA
- the cmk gene encoding (d)CMP kinase, which yields MKNLIVAIDGPAGSGKSTIAKLLAKKYDLTYIDTGAMYRMITLYLLENNIDINDLKEVERVLNTVNLDMQGDKFYLNNVDVSTKIREKRINDNVSKVASIKIVRSNLVDLQRKISNNKDVILDGRDVGTVIFPNAQVKIFLIASPEERARRRYNEFLEKKTEITYDEVLKSIKERDHIDSTRDESPFVKADDAIELDSTNLTIEDVINFISKEIEKAK from the coding sequence ATGAAGAATTTAATTGTAGCAATAGATGGACCTGCAGGAAGTGGAAAGAGTACCATAGCAAAGCTTCTTGCTAAAAAATATGATTTAACATATATAGACACTGGTGCTATGTATAGAATGATAACTCTTTATCTTTTAGAAAATAATATAGATATCAATGATTTAAAAGAGGTAGAAAGAGTTTTAAATACTGTAAATTTAGATATGCAAGGAGATAAATTCTATCTAAATAATGTTGATGTTAGTACAAAGATAAGAGAAAAAAGAATAAATGATAATGTATCTAAAGTTGCAAGTATTAAGATAGTTAGAAGTAATTTAGTAGATTTACAAAGAAAGATTAGCAATAATAAAGATGTTATCTTAGATGGTAGAGATGTTGGAACTGTTATCTTTCCTAATGCACAAGTTAAGATATTTTTAATAGCTAGTCCTGAAGAAAGAGCAAGAAGAAGATATAATGAATTTCTTGAAAAGAAAACTGAAATAACTTACGATGAAGTTTTAAAATCTATAAAAGAAAGAGACCATATAGACAGTACAAGAGATGAAAGTCCTTTTGTTAAAGCTGACGATGCTATTGAACTGGATAGCACAAATTTAACAATAGAAGATGTAATTAATTTCATATCAAAAGAAATTGAAAAAGCTAAATAA
- a CDS encoding Hsp33 family molecular chaperone HslO, giving the protein MGRLIRGLSKNARFFVADTTDVVQDALDIHKYDEYSMKTFGKFCTLSAIMGATLKGEDKLTIRTDTDGYIKNIVVNSNAEGDIKGYLINTSEENFEGLGKGTMRIIKDMGLKEPYVAITNVDYSSLPDDISAYFYNSEQIPTIISLACEDTNDGKILCAGAFMVQLLPGADEDFITKLERKAEAIRPMNELMKGGMSLEQIINLLYDDMDTADNSLVEEYEILEEKELKYNCDCNSDRFQRGIMTLGKEELKHIFEEEKEIEAECQFCGKKYKFTENDFEDILKK; this is encoded by the coding sequence ATGGGAAGATTAATAAGAGGTTTAAGTAAAAATGCTAGATTTTTTGTGGCAGACACAACTGATGTTGTTCAAGACGCCTTAGATATACATAAATATGACGAATATTCGATGAAAACATTTGGAAAATTTTGTACTTTGTCAGCTATAATGGGAGCTACTTTAAAAGGTGAAGATAAATTAACTATCAGAACAGATACTGATGGTTATATAAAAAATATAGTTGTTAATTCAAATGCTGAGGGAGATATAAAAGGTTACCTTATAAACACAAGTGAAGAAAACTTTGAAGGTCTTGGAAAAGGAACTATGAGAATTATTAAAGACATGGGGCTAAAAGAACCTTATGTTGCAATTACTAATGTAGATTATTCTTCATTGCCTGATGATATAAGTGCGTATTTCTATAACTCAGAGCAAATTCCTACTATTATTTCATTGGCTTGTGAAGATACTAATGATGGCAAAATACTATGTGCTGGTGCTTTTATGGTGCAATTACTTCCTGGAGCAGATGAGGATTTTATTACAAAATTAGAAAGAAAAGCTGAAGCAATAAGACCTATGAATGAACTTATGAAAGGTGGTATGAGCTTAGAGCAAATAATAAATCTTCTATATGATGATATGGACACTGCTGATAATAGCTTGGTTGAAGAATATGAAATATTGGAAGAAAAAGAATTAAAATATAACTGTGATTGTAATTCTGATAGATTTCAAAGAGGAATTATGACACTTGGAAAAGAAGAATTAAAACATATTTTTGAAGAAGAAAAAGAAATTGAAGCAGAATGTCAATTCTGTGGTAAAAAATACAAATTCACTGAAAATGACTTTGAAGATATATTGAAGAAATAA